The genomic window ATTGGATCATAATCTTCATCTATCGGCGGTAAGTTCGACCCATTTCGTTACTTATCTGCACCACACTGTCAAATCCATCCGAGGATTCGTCAAGTTGATGGTTGAGCAGATGAAACTCGCTGCTTGGGACATCGATATGGCTGCTGAGTTAATTCAGCCTGATGTACTCTATTACAAGCAAGACCACAAGTGTTTTGCCTTGGAGCATTATGTCTGCAAGATAATGCTTGAAGCTTTTCAACTACCTTACTTCTCAAACGAATCATCGAAGAAGACGAGCAGAGAAGACAAAGCAATGTTCTTTGAGAGATTCACAGAGCTTAGATCGATGAAACCAAGAGAGTATTTAGCATCTCGGCCTAAATCAAGATTGGCTAAGTTTTGCAGAACTAAGTATTTGCAGCTCATACATCCAAAGATGGAGCAGGCATTCTTCGGACATTTGCATCAAAGAAACCAAGTCACTGCAGGGGAGTTTCCAGAGACGAGCTTGTGCACTGCGTTTCTCGAAATGGCGAAAAGGGTTTGGCTTTTACATTGCCTTGCTTTCTCCTTCGATCCTGAAGCTTCAATCTTTCAAGTATCTAGAGGTTGCAGATTCTCCGAAGTGTACATGAAGAGCGTGTCGGAGGAAGCGTTTTTCTCACCGGAGCAAGAAGAAAGCTCGTCGGAAACTGAACCGGGGGTTGCGTTTACGGTTGTTCCTGGGTTTAGAATTGGGAAAACGACGATACAATGTGAGGTCTACCTCTCGCGTTCATGTCAACGCCGTCAGAGCAGATAGATTCCGGTGATGACGTCACAGGGGTATTAGGGTAATTTATCTTGGGGAACTTTTTGGGGGTAGGAAAATATATGAGAGAAAATTTGTTGACCGTTGGATTAAGAGAAGAGGCAAGTATGTATGTTGCTTGTTGagatttatggtttttatttttatctttgtcAATATTAGAGCAGAGAGAGAGTCAGAAGCATCTCTTAGCTGTTTTCCATCAAATTATTAGATGTTGTCACTACCTTATATCATATGTAAATTATTCGTAATAATTAGTAACTATTGCTATTTTCATTATTCGTGTTATGTTGTAGTTGATAGTATAATATGATATCAATATCATAGTAGTGAATCAAAGAAGAATGTACATATGATTAAAGTGAGTAATTCTTGTATGAGTGGAATGGAGATATCAGATATCTTCTAAAAGTGATTTCGAATCATGGACTTGtaaaatttttcttaatttttgactttttgatgACCAATTcctctatttatttatttatttccacAACCGACCAAATATTTTCAGATAATATACTCTGATGGGTCCATTGTATTTTGGGCCAAAAAGCAGTCCTCTATTTTATCAGGATCAGTGGGAATTGACTCGGTTTTGTTCTACTTGTAATGGGTTATGACAAACTGAGACCAAACCAGCCATTTTACCCCTGCATTCTTATTACAAAACGGCCAATGTTATATTGTCAACTGAAATAGTTGAGAAATACAGTTTACAAAAATTTGGCACCtaaaaagagattgaaacaTTCTACAAAGCGATAAAACTTTACTTTATCTTTGACCGGACAATAAATGATAGGCATTTCTAgaattttaggaaaaaaatgaaaaaaaatcaaaatgtgaaCGTTGATACAATAAGAAAGTcggtgaacaaaaaaaagataatataaaagCATAATATAGACAATATAAAAATTGGTTCGACCATCCCAAACACTACGGAGGACCCAAAATATGAGCCAAGAGACAGCGATAGCAAGCTTCAAGAAATTCCAACAGTCATGGATCGAGCAGCTACGAAACCACCTGAACCACCTCCGCTCCGCCCAAAACCATCACCGGAACTCTGCTACCGGTGATGAGGAACGGTTAAGGGAGGCTGTGGACAGAGTGATGGAACACTTTAGAGAATATCACAGGGCCAAGTGGGCTGCGACGGATAAAGACGTCATCGAAGTTATGGCTTCTCCTTGGGCTTCAGCTCTTGAACGGTCGCTTCAGTGGGTCGGTGGTTGGCGACCAACCACCTTGTTCCATCTGGTTTACACTGAGTCGAGTATTTTATTTGAGTCTCGTATCGTTGATATACTTCGTGGCTTTCGCACCGGTGATCTCAGTGATCTCTCCCCTTCTCAGTTCAGGTTCTACACGAACCCCTAATTAGCTACTTTGTTTACTAATCACAACTACTagtaaagatttttttatctaatttaataaaatatccTTAAGTTACGTTGTAATTTGATTGAAGTAATATCGTGATTTGCGCGTGTTATTGTTTACCAAAACTAATACAGGTTCACTCCTACACCTAGAGATATCAAATATGTAGATTAGTTTAGAACATACgatgtttatttgtttacttttcttaccaaaaatgttttagaaaGTGAAAAACACATTTGAGGGATAACAATAAATTTGAGAGATTAAAACActtattttactttcttttttttcaatgtgTAAACAATAACATATGGACTAACTAAACATATTTTGATTacttaatatttaatatttaggGTTCCATTTGTCAAAGGCAGGACGGTAAGTGAGCTACAATGTGAGACCGTGAAGGAAGAGAATGCGATAACGGAAGAGTTGTCGGAGTGGCAAGACGATGCGAGTGACCTTGTCATGGGGACATCGTCAGATCCCGACCAGAGGATCCGACGGCTAGCAGAAATCGTCCACCGAACTGATGATCTGCGACTGAGAACGATCACACGTGTGGTGGAGGTCTTGAGTCCGCTCCAACAAGCGGAGTTTCTTGTCGCTGCGGCTGAGCTTCGTACAGGCGTTGCTGGTTGGGGGACTAGCCACGACCGTCGTCGAAGTTCCGAAGTTTAAAGCTAACTAAAACCGGTCTAAAGGTAATGAGAATCGaggaagaaaaatagtttttggatattaattatatgtttttaccATGTTTTTGGTTATCCAGACTGAGTTTGGTTTTACATggttatgaaaacaaaaaaaactcatatgtTATGTCTCTACGGTTGCAATAAAGATCAACCCACGTGTGGTGCTTGTTAGTTTACCTTTTTTAGTTagaattttgtgtgtttgattttttttatgaggTAATTATCGGACCTTATTGGGGCTTCTGAtagtttgtatataaaaaatactaaagaCAGAGAATCGGGGACATGGGTCATTGTTGGTTTCTATAGACCAAGTGgataaacagaaaacaaaaagtcagCTACAGAAAAAGACATGAAGTGAACGTGGCACTGCCATGTCTCTTGAAGACATGCAAGAGGACACTTGGTGTGGTACGCGTCCTCCTATCACGGTGTCGATTCCaaacattttgtttggtttagttttaagATTCTTCTTCGAAAGAATCTCATTTTTAATCGAAAGATATGATGACATGACAAATTTCTTCTTACATAAATTTGCTCttataatgtttattttcgtgtaagttttatatattttctaaaatattgaACTTAAACTAGCTAGACCCTTTATAAAAATACTATCAGCCCTTTTATATAATGCTTTGGTGACAACAGAACGACAAGAAAAACTGAGAAGAGACCTAAAAACGATTATAGCGGTTTTGATTGGTTGAAGATGtgtcacaattttttttgtttatttcgtttcatttttatttaatatgcTAGTaaacctgttttttttttttaaaactgtATTATAAAAACGTGTCTTGTTAGGCCTTTAAAGCCCAAATAAGCCCAATGAAAGAGGAAAAGAGGAGACACTGAGATTTGGCCCAAACTAACgcatatatttgtgttttacaTTTATACCCCTATGACCGACATCAATTTACCGACAGACTCTACTTTCGAGAATGGCGGGAACGTGAACTGAACCCTAATCACCTTTTTTCTCGATTCCCCACCAATGGCTATATGATTACAGTAGCCCCCTTCGTGTCTCTTCGTTTCCAGTTCCctctttatataataaatcgcTCCACTCTCTTTTTCCGAGAAAGAACACAGTATCTCGTCTACAACACCTGTCACATTTTGAGAACAACGGCGAAAACAATGCCGGTGGTTGCTGAGTACGCGAAGTCGAATCGGTCGTCGTGTAGGTCATGTTCGAACAAGATAGCTGTGAAATCGCTTAGGTTAGGGTTGATTAGCAAAGGACGTGGCGGGGTTGACATGACCAGGTGGCACCATTTCGATTGTTTTCCGACTGATTCTGAGTCGATTGCTTCCGTTGATGATATTCAAGGCTTATCCGCTTTAGAGGTTAGGGTTTCCTTACATTTCTGTATTTTGGACTCCCTAGGTTTTTTTTCGTCTAAAGCTTTTCACTTTCGGTTATTTGTGTTAACGCTTGTGCTTATGGTTACAGAAAGAAGATCAAGATGCTTTGACGAAATTGGTGGAACAATGTGGTAAAGTACCTGCAAAAAAAGTAAGACTTTGGAAAGTGATGCTCTTTAGTCTCATTTGCTCATATCTACTTTTGCCTAACTGCTTGTATCGGTTTAAACTTAAAGCAGCCTGATGAGAAGAAGGGGAAGGCTAAAAAGCATATAATGGGGCCGAAGGGGCTTACGAAGGCGGCAACATCTTCAAAAGTTATTGCTGATAATGCGAAATCGAGCAGATCATCATGCAACAGGTGTTCTCAGACAATCGTTTCAAAGGATCTGAGAGTGGGGCTGGTTACTGAAGACTCCAGGGGATTTGATATAACAAGATGGCATCACTTGGGTTGTTTTCCCATTGATTTTCATCCAATTGATTCTGTGGAGGACATTGGTGGATATTCATCGCTTGAGgttagtttttgtttacatattAGGAATTTTCAGTTCAGTGTATAGAGCTTTTGGATGATTGCATATGACATGTGGTAACTTCGCTAacaatatcttttttatttgattcatttgtCATACTCAACAGAAAGGTGACCAGATGGAATTAAAGTATTTGGCCGAAGTAAACAAGAAGGATAAAACTTTGATAGATGTACTATCCATATCCCTTGTCATAATATTATAGTCTGTTTCTGCAAATGTAGAGAACTTTACCATTTCAGGCTTTTTGAAACTAACTTCTTACTTCCTTTGCTGGCAGGATGTCCAGAAGATGGATGAAGGTGATGATGAAGCTATAGCTGATAATGAGCTAACGGAGGagaccaaaaaaggaaaacattcTCCTGTTGCAAAATTGGTGGAACAACCTGGCGAGCCTGCAAAAGAAGTAAGTTCTGGAAGCAACAATCTTCTTTTATGCGAGGAAGAAATGATATGCAGACTTCAGTCTTATTTTCCAACCTAGATGTAGATTTTTGACTGAAATACTTCTTTTAACTGCTTGTATCGGTTaaggatgaggatgaagagAGTAAAAAGCCTGCATCAGATGAAATAAGTGAGCAGAAGACTAAGGATGTGAAAAATTCTCCTGATTCTTCAAAAGTTATTTCTGAGTATGCGAAATCGAGCAGATCAACATGCAAGAAGTGCTCTCAGACTATCGCTGCAAAGGAACTGAGGTTGGGGCTAGTGACCAGAAACTTCCGTGGCTTTGATATGAAACAATGGCATCACTTGGGTTGTTTTCCTGTCGACTCTGATCCAATTGTTTCGGTAGAGGACATTGGTGGATTTTCAGAACTGCAGGTTAGTCTGTATTTAAAGATTCAGGGGATAGAGCTTCTAGATTATTCATGTATCTTCTGGTAACTAGGATCATTTGAAACAGATGCTATTTGGAATATAGATGTTGGTATATAGTTAATTTATTGTCAGGTTGGCATGACATCGTTGTCAGTGTCGTGCAAAATTAACACCCAAACATGTATGTATTCCTTGTTTCTGCTAACACAtctttatatttgatttatttttaattataaacaGAGTGGTGATCAGGATGCATTAAAGGAATTGGTCCAACAATGCGGGAAGCAGACTTTGGTAGATGTAATAGCAAATCCCCTTTtcataatatttgttttctttggcGAAAGCATTctgtttaaaagttttatcaTGTCTTAAccagaaaataattttagaatttatgTCTAAACTAACTTCTTACTTCATTTCGTTGCGGGATTGCAGAAGATGgatgaagataatgatgaCACTGAAGCTAAAATTAAGCTAACTGAggagacaaacaaaagaaaacattctgAGGTTAATAAATAGCAATAATCACATCTTTTTAtactataattttgttaaactGGAATATTCCTTGACCTgtaatttattgtttcttataaAGGTTGGGGAGAtggtggaagaagatgaatcgCTAACTAAAGCGAAACAACAGATGGCTAAAACACATAAGGTATACAAGCAATGATAAGTATTGAATACCTTCTAATGGTAGCCACTCTTCATTGTGGAGAAATTAtacttaatgattttaaaatattgtgttATGCAGGTGAACATGAGTGAGTCAACTTCTCAGGTCGAGGTTGAAGCAGAAATCACTCTTTCAGCGTCTGATGTGAAGGATAAGTACAGGGTAAGCACTTATAGTGTCTAGTAGGTTAAAGCCATGTATTCCTGTGTTAAATATTCTTCTTGGAGTTTGTAGCTTTGGCATTTGATCCCTTTTTCgagttcttttatttttctggcTGCtaatcttcttgtttctcaGGATGCCAATCTATTACCAAAATGGAAAGCTTTTGAGACAGTTATATTCCTTGAGCGGGTGAGAAATCATCTTCAGATATGATGTACATGATGGTAATATATTATGGCCTAATGGTATGTTCCTTTGTTGCATTTTAACAGGATGATGGTCTTAATGATTCAGAAAAAATAGCTGCATTTGACTTTGATGGATGCCTTGCAAAAACATCTGTGAAAATGTAAGTAGCTCTTTGGTCACCCATAATATTAGtgtgttctctgtttttatggACATATGGGCTTTTCATTCTATCTCAAGTGATTGCATTTctgcaatttttgtttatcctTTTAATGGTGTTATGCACGAACCTCGTCTTTCAAGGAAAATGAGAAACATTGTAATGTGtcataatgttttatattccCTTCTTTCTCAGAGTAGGGGCAGATGCATGGTCCCTAATGTATCCTTCCATTCCTGAGAAACTGCAAAGTCTGCACGATCAAGGCTATAAGCtggtattttattttcagctAGAATTAAGTCTTAGGTACTCAATAGTATTGTTTATATAGATTATAGAGTAGCTGATTTTAAATGTTCAACAGGTCATTTTCACAAATGAATCCAACATTGATCGATGGAAGAACAAGCGGCAAGCTGCTGTAGATTCGAAAATTGGACGGCTCAACAGTTTTATCGAGCGCGTGAAGGTCCCCATTCAGGTTAAGTGCTCTTCCGTTTTCATAAGTAAGAACGTGATTGTATCTATTCAAGAACACTGTGTCAACAAACCCTAGCTATTATTATGAGTAATGATAAGAAACTATGATGTATTCAATGCCTTGTTCTGTACTTAGTTCATATGGCTTTAATGATTTGTTCCGGCGTATAGGTATAATCAGAGAGAAAATAGTGATTCTGTCTTGCTTGTTCTTATTAGTTAACACCCCAAATTTTCAAAGTCTTAAAAGTGCCAATTCCCTACATTGTTGCTGATACTGTGAAGATTATAAATGGTTTTGTTCTGCAAACAGGTGTTTATAGCCTGTGGAGTCTCAAGTTCTGGTGGTAAAGGTGGTAAAGATGACCTTTACCGCAAACCCAAGGCTGGAATGTGGCAACTCATGAAGAAGCATTTTAACTCTGGAATTGCAATTGATATGGATAAGTTAGTTTTCTCCCCACCTGCTCCTAAAAACTTGAATTTACCTGAAACTTCTAGCAATGCTGGAAGATTACACTCATTTGTCCACCAGCCTTACTGATTAAACACTCCGTTTAAGTCCACTAGcacattttttgttgttgatactGACATCTGTGCTATGCTCATCAGATCCTTCTACGTTGGGGATGCAGCTGGAAGAAAAATGGATCACAGCGACGCTGACATCAAATTTGCACAGGTATTTATTGCAAACGTCAGACAATACCCATCCTTTATTTTATAAGTCACCCTATTTACTTTTCTGACTTTCCTCATAGACAACTACTTTCTTTGGTTGCAGGCGAGTGGGCTAAAGTTTTTTACCCCGGAGGAATACTTTATCCCCTCAAGTACATCGCCAGGGACTTAGCTGTATCAGTCTTGTGCTTGTGTTTGCAGTTTGCaacttcttttgcttttttttttgtgatgaaACTAGTAGCTAGCTTTTGTGATAAAACTAGTAGTGTGCTTTTGTGATCAAAGTATTAGTATGTGTTTTAACTCTTTTTGTATATTACTGATATTTAAGCGTCAACTAGAGCTTATTGAACCAGGAAAAAGAAACTCCTTTGAACAGGCAGGATTGCAAAGTCAACATAACAAACCactgataacaaaaaaagttcaaatttccGACTCATTTACATACATGGGATTGGGAAAGTTTAAAATCTCTTATGATGCTAATAACATACATCAAAAATTCACTCTCCTTTTCACTCTTTAATCAGAAGACTCAGACATGAAATCACTCCTTCTGACCAATCTCGCCTTCCAAAATGGCGTGTCTTGTCAGAACAATCTCTTTGACAAGGTTTCTGTAAACAAAGGGCCTAACAGCAGCACGGAGAAAGAGCTCAGGTGGAATCCTactcttctttatcttcttcatccaccTTCCATATCCTACTGTCTTCCATTCTTCTGGCTTCACTTTTGCCTTCTTACCTCTCATTTCCAACTCATCTCCTTCAATCTCTCCCTTTTCTCGTTCCTCCAATGCCTTTAACTGCTTCTCATAAAACTTATCTGACACCACCATACTCATCTCCGCAAGCTTCTCCATCCGCTCCGCATTGTTTGTCGCTTTGTTGAATTGCTCTTCCCAGTACCTCTCATCCTCTTCCGGATCCGACTCCTCTATTTCATCTTCCAAACTGTCTTCTTCAACGTTTCCCTCCACATCGACAACcatgttatcatcatcatctacttCTTCCAcctcaccatcatcatcatcatcatcatcatcatcatcgtcattgTCAGCTTCATCTTCAATCCATTCTGAGAACTCAGCCTTCTCTGAGCTTCCACTAATGCTAATctcatcctcatcttcatctggAGCATCACAC from Arabidopsis thaliana chromosome 3, partial sequence includes these protein-coding regions:
- a CDS encoding phosphoesterase (phosphoesterase; FUNCTIONS IN: DNA binding, catalytic activity, zinc ion binding; EXPRESSED IN: 24 plant structures; EXPRESSED DURING: 15 growth stages; CONTAINS InterPro DOMAIN/s: HAD-superfamily hydrolase, subfamily IIIA (InterPro:IPR006549), Polynucleotide kinase 3 phosphatase, central region (InterPro:IPR013954), Zinc finger, PARP-type (InterPro:IPR001510), Polynucleotide kinase 3, phosphatase (InterPro:IPR015636), DNA 3-phosphatase (InterPro:IPR006551); BEST Arabidopsis thaliana protein match is: poly(ADP-ribose) polymerase 2 (TAIR:AT2G31320.1); Has 30201 Blast hits to 17322 proteins in 780 species: Archae - 12; Bacteria - 1396; Metazoa - 17338; Fungi - 3422; Plants - 5037; Viruses - 0; Other Eukaryotes - 2996 (source: NCBI BLink).); the encoded protein is MITVAPFVSLRFQFPLYIINRSTLFFRERTQYLVYNTCHILRTTAKTMPVVAEYAKSNRSSCRSCSNKIAVKSLRLGLISKGRGGVDMTRWHHFDCFPTDSESIASVDDIQGLSALEKEDQDALTKLVEQCGKVPAKKPDEKKGKAKKHIMGPKGLTKAATSSKVIADNAKSSRSSCNRCSQTIVSKDLRVGLVTEDSRGFDITRWHHLGCFPIDFHPIDSVEDIGGYSSLEKGDQMELKYLAEDVQKMDEGDDEAIADNELTEETKKGKHSPVAKLVEQPGEPAKEDEDEESKKPASDEISEQKTKDVKNSPDSSKVISEYAKSSRSTCKKCSQTIAAKELRLGLVTRNFRGFDMKQWHHLGCFPVDSDPIVSVEDIGGFSELQSGDQDALKELVQQCGKQTLVDKMDEDNDDTEAKIKLTEETNKRKHSEVGEMVEEDESLTKAKQQMAKTHKVNMSESTSQVEVEAEITLSASDVKDKYRDANLLPKWKAFETVIFLERDDGLNDSEKIAAFDFDGCLAKTSVKIVGADAWSLMYPSIPEKLQSLHDQGYKLVIFTNESNIDRWKNKRQAAVDSKIGRLNSFIERVKVPIQVFIACGVSSSGGKGGKDDLYRKPKAGMWQLMKKHFNSGIAIDMDKSFYVGDAAGRKMDHSDADIKFAQASGLKFFTPEEYFIPSSTSPGT